A genomic segment from Nocardiopsis sp. Huas11 encodes:
- a CDS encoding IS30 family transposase: MPRPEAARRAGINERTARDWDHGVRKSRNSRFYPDGRRVNYSTGQTTIESMTSPPAALDTLQKQVHPRFLTLADRERIADLDRAGWSRRAIGRDLGRPASTIKRELDHHRNADGSYGAYTAQRRASAQRVRPKPAKLAAPGRLRDYVAQGLRKRWSPEQISNRLVEDFPGEEDMRVSHETIYQALYVQSRGGLKREVSAALRTGRLRRTPHRSPEHRRSRFTDPMVMISERPAEVEDRAVPGHWEGDLITGAHNKSAIITLVERSTRYVMLGHVPGEHTAEAVGGVLSELITALPDHLRGSLTWDQGSEMAGHKAFSVATGVPVFFCDPASPWQRGSNENTNGLLRQYFPKGTDLSVHGRLDLEHVAQELNERPRKTLGWETPAERLATLV; the protein is encoded by the coding sequence GTGCCCCGCCCAGAAGCCGCACGACGAGCCGGGATCAACGAACGCACCGCCCGGGACTGGGACCACGGGGTACGCAAGTCCCGCAACTCCAGGTTCTACCCTGATGGCCGCCGTGTGAACTACTCCACCGGACAGACCACCATAGAGTCCATGACCAGTCCTCCAGCAGCGCTGGACACACTCCAAAAGCAGGTCCACCCGCGTTTTCTGACCCTCGCAGACCGGGAGCGGATCGCGGATCTGGACCGAGCGGGGTGGAGCCGGCGGGCGATCGGCCGCGACCTGGGGCGCCCGGCCTCCACGATCAAACGCGAACTCGACCACCACCGCAACGCCGATGGGTCCTACGGTGCCTATACCGCCCAGCGTCGGGCGAGCGCCCAACGGGTGCGTCCCAAACCCGCCAAACTCGCTGCCCCGGGCCGCCTGCGGGACTATGTCGCCCAGGGACTGCGGAAGCGGTGGTCGCCGGAGCAGATCAGCAACCGGCTCGTTGAGGACTTTCCCGGCGAGGAGGACATGCGTGTGAGCCACGAGACGATCTACCAGGCGCTCTACGTCCAGTCCCGCGGCGGGCTCAAACGCGAGGTCTCCGCGGCGTTGCGCACCGGCCGGCTCCGACGCACGCCGCACCGCTCACCCGAGCACAGGCGGAGCCGGTTCACCGATCCGATGGTGATGATCAGCGAGCGCCCCGCCGAGGTCGAGGACCGTGCCGTGCCGGGGCACTGGGAGGGCGATCTGATCACGGGTGCGCACAACAAGTCCGCGATCATCACCCTGGTCGAGCGCTCCACCCGGTACGTGATGCTGGGGCACGTGCCCGGCGAGCACACCGCCGAGGCGGTCGGGGGTGTGCTGAGCGAACTGATCACCGCGCTGCCTGATCATCTGCGGGGGTCGCTGACCTGGGACCAGGGCAGCGAGATGGCCGGCCACAAGGCGTTCAGCGTGGCCACGGGGGTGCCGGTGTTCTTCTGCGATCCCGCCTCCCCCTGGCAGCGCGGATCGAATGAGAACACCAACGGGCTGCTGCGCCAGTACTTCCCCAAGGGCACGGACCTGTCCGTTCATGGCCGGCTGGATCTGGAGCATGTCGCTCAGGAACTGAACGAGCGTCCACGCAAGACGCTCGGCTGGGAAACCCCAGCCGAGCGTCTGGCTACACTCGTTTGA